The following proteins are encoded in a genomic region of Hyla sarda isolate aHylSar1 chromosome 3, aHylSar1.hap1, whole genome shotgun sequence:
- the LOC130361053 gene encoding uncharacterized protein LOC130361053, with product MDMYCLCNVPVRRLHGNDISTGQALKGEEDMTVKMPELDRLTLNGSLNFQEDDFDQLSIVTETVATFSEWNSDNSFEDLEEEDEAPQIETVARRQQLVENTAFQNYLLLLQQPIDQENRLDPYSFQNDPQWGPGEERPRPLPDPKGRLQDLSWCKCRKCNLMTSVVESICCTEYAQVNSFCEEYECATLHPDFTTCILTKRCLKINMVFVNGITERQLHKDENRQYRWTAYKAFTVMIYGFLGGKNRVPIPSCVINKIRKTFPDVDATYTGFQWFSDYNVNSAPFAQNF from the exons ATGGATATGTACTGCTTATGTAACGTTCCTGTGCGCCGGCTTCACGGGAACGACATTAGTACGGGGCAGGCCCTCAAAGGAGAAGAGGACATGACTGTAAAGATGCCTGAACTGGACCGGCTCACCCTCAATGGAAGTTTGAAC tttcagGAAGATGATTTTGATCAGCTATCTATTGTTACAGAAACAGTAGCAACTTTTTCAGAATGGAATTCAGACAAT agttTTGAAGATTTAGAAGAGGAGGATGAGGCACCTCAAATTGAAACTGTTGCTCGTCGTCAACAATTAGTAGAAAACACA GCTTTTCAGAACTATTTGTTACTTTTACAACAGCCAATAGATCAAGAAAACAGACTGGATCCATATTCATTTCAAAACGATCCCCAGTGGGGTCCTGGGGAAGAAAGACCAAGACCCTTACCAGATCCTAAGGGAAGACTACAGGATCTTAGTTGGTGCAAATGTAGGAAATGTAATCTCATGACATCAGTTGTTGAGAGTATATGCTGCACAGAATATGCTCAAGTCAATTCTTTTTGTGAGGAATATGAATGTGCAACCTTACATCCCGACTTTACTACATGTATATTAACCAAGAGATGTTTAAAAATCAATATGGTTTTTGTAAACGGGATAACGGAGAGACAGTTGCATAAAGATGAAAATAG ACAATACAGATGGACTGCCTATAAAGCATTCACTGTGATGATCTATGGCTTTCTTGGGGGGAAAAATAGAGTACCTATACCCTCCTGCGTCATCAACAAAATAAGAAAGACCTTTCCAGATGTTGATGCAACTTACACTGGTTTTCAGTGGTTTTCTGACTATAATGTAAATAGTGCTCCATTTGCACAGAACTTTTAG